From the genome of Lotus japonicus ecotype B-129 chromosome 6, LjGifu_v1.2, one region includes:
- the LOC130725606 gene encoding S-protein homolog 5-like, whose product MSKALVTVAILVIIAAANMLIVPVQAQQGGGDKPILIPTTVTVENHIGQSVNVHCWSSEDDVGQHNLGDGQNFSWSFKVNFWETTKFVCTLKWNNMEKTVTIYRARDDKPLCARKCLQHIRPDGLYFYHEYEVKLEKRYTW is encoded by the coding sequence ATGTCGAAGGCCTTAGTTACCGTTGCTATATTGGTGATTATTGCAGCAGCAAACATGCTTATAGTTCCTGTGCAGGCTCAACAAGGTGGTGGTGACAAGCCAATTTTAATTCCAACAACCGTGACTGTTGAAAATCATATTGGTCAATCTGTTAATGTCCATTGTTGGTCATCAGAAGATGATGTTGGCCAACATAACTTAGGCGACGGACAAAATTTTTCTTGGTCCTTCAAAGTTAACTTTTGGGAGACTACTAAGTTTGTATGCACTCTGAAATGGAATAACATGGAAAAAACCGTAACGATTTATCGGGCTAGAGATGATAAGCCCCTGTGCGCACGAAAGTGCCTTCAACATATTAGACCAGATGGACTCTATTTTTACCACGAGTACGAAGTGAAATTGGAGAAAAGATATACATGGTAA